One window of the Micropterus dolomieu isolate WLL.071019.BEF.003 ecotype Adirondacks linkage group LG08, ASM2129224v1, whole genome shotgun sequence genome contains the following:
- the cebpb gene encoding CCAAT/enhancer-binding protein beta: MEVAGFYDEGSFAIHSRDSIISPIGSGSYWRVGDPMTEVGIEERERAIDFSVYLDSALHCPQQQQQGDVFSDFLAESNKIKRVAALQNYKNYSLLNELEASQCDNLRDPREPYALGYAELQETRVDSVLSPELVGSRYRAAAAAAERDDSQEDAKMENGSSGFDMRYLHYQSTSGSLGNISTASSTCSSPPGTPAPSGKSRSPSHGGKMSSGKAKKRLDKDSEEYRVRRERNNLAVRKSRDKAKMRNMETQHKVLELAAENDRLQKRVEQLSRELATLRNLLSATGP; this comes from the coding sequence ATGGAAGTGGCCGGCTTCTACGACGAGGGCAGCTTTGCTATCCACAGTAGAGACAGCATTATCAGTCCCATCGGCAGCGGCTCGTACTGGAGGGTCGGCGACCCGATGACGGAGGTGGGCATTGAAGAGCGGGAGAGAGCGATAGACTTCAGCGTTTACCTGGATTCAGCTTTGCACTGtccgcagcagcagcaacagggaGACGTTTTCTCAGATTTCCTGGCGGAGAGCAACAAGATCAAGAGAGTTGCAGCTTTACAGAACTACAAGAACTACTCGCTGTTGAACGAGCTGGAGGCGAGTCAGTGCGACAACTTGAGGGACCCCAGGGAGCCCTACGCGCTGGGTTACGCTGAGCTGCAGGAGACCCGTGTGGATAGTGTGCTCAGCCCTGAACTCGTCGGGAGCCGCTACAGagctgcggctgctgctgctgagagaGACGACAGCCAGGAAGACGCAAAGATGGAGAACGGGTCGTCTGGTTTTGACATGAGGTATCTTCATTACCAGTCCACCAGCGGCAGTCTTGGAAACATCTCCACCGCGTCCTCGACTTGCTCCAGCCCGCCCGGCACACCTGCCCCGTCAGGTAAAAGCAGGTCACCGTCGCACGGTGGCAAAATGTCCAGCGGGAAAGCAAAGAAACGCCTGGACAAGGACAGTGAAGAGTACAGGGTGAGGCGGGAGAGGAACAACCTCGCCGTGAGGAAGAGCAGGGACAAAGCCAAAATGCGCAACATGGAGACTCAACATAAAGTGCTGGAACTGGCTGCAGAAAATGATCGTTTACAAAAGCGTGTAGAGCAGCTGTCCAGAGAGCTGGCCACCCTGCGCAACCTGCTCTCTGCCACCGGACCATAG
- the LOC123974851 gene encoding tyrosine-protein phosphatase non-receptor type 1-like, whose translation MEAEFLEIDENGSWGAVYQEIRQQSCELPCKVAKLPENKNRNRYRDVSPFDHSRICLQLGTNDYINASLITVEEAQRKYILTQGPLPNTCGNFWEMVWEQRTRGVVMLNRVIEKGSVKCAQYWPQREEKDAVFEDTNFKLTLVSEDIKSYYTVRQLELENLSTQETREILHFHYTTWPDFGVPESPASFLNFLFKVRESGCLNSDQGPVVVHCSAGIGRSGTFCLVDTCLLLMSIRKDPSSVRIRDVLLEMRRHRMGLIQTADQLRFSYLAVIEGAKYIKGDTSLQESWKALSNEEDDPPEFTPPPPLPPPRDPHNCKVEPSFFPENVEIIQQMEIRSLGSSQDSELRKRNIPAPQPPPDDVGSHMEIQHHASEASTKSQQQHETKEQELPEAVEQPKENPPVPGTWSPLVTNVCLCTALALGAYACYRAYFH comes from the exons ATGGAAGCCGAGTTTCTGGAAATCGATGAAAACGGGAGTTGGGGCGCCGTTTATCAG GAGATTCGTCAGCAGTCCTGTGAACTCCCTTGCAAGGTTGCCAAATTACCTGAAAACAAGAATCGGAATCGTTACAGAGATGTTAGCCCAT TTGACCACAGCAGAATATGTCTGCAGCTGGGTACGAATGACTACATTAATGCCAGCCTAATAACAGTAGAAGAGGCACAGAGGAAATACATTCTTACTCAG GGACCCCTTCCAAATACATGTGGCAACTTCTGGGAGATGGTGTGGGAGCAGAGGACCCGCGGTGTGGTGATGCTGAACCGAGTCATAGAGAAAGGATCT GTTAAATGTGCCCAGTATTGGCCacaaagagaggagaaagacgCTGTCTTTGAAGATACCAATTTCAAGCTCACCCTTGTCTCAGAAGACATCAAATCTTACTATACAGTCCGTCAGCTGGAGTTGGAAAATCTGTCT ACTCAGGAGACTCGtgaaattttacattttcactacACCACCTGGCCTGACTTTGGGGTACCAGAGTCTCCTGCCTCCTTCCTAAACTTCCTGTTCAAGGTGCGAGAGTCGGGTTGTCTGAATTCAGACCAGGGTCCAGTGGTGGTGCACTGCAGTGCCGGCATCGGACGCTCTGGGACCTTTTGTCTTGTGGACACCTGCTTGTTATTG ATGTCAATTCGTAAAGACCCGTCTTCAGTGCGCATTCGTGATGTACTGCTGGAGATGCGACGCCATCGAATGGGCTTGATTCAGACAGCAGATCAACTTCGCTTCTCCTACCTTGCCGTGATTGAAGGTGCCAAGTACATCAAGGGAGATACATCTCTGCAG GAGTCATGGAAAGCGCTCTCAAATGAGGAAGATGATCCTCCAGAGTtcaccccccctcctcctcttcctcctcctagAGACCCACATAACTGCAAAGTTGAGCCATCCTTTTTCCCCGAAAATGTTGAGATCATCCAACAGATGGAGATCCGCAGTCTGGG GTCCTCACAAGATTCTGAGCTGCGAAAGAGGAACATTCCTGCCCCTCAGCCGCCTCCTGACGATGTTGGTAGCCACATGGAAATCCAACATCATGCCTCCGAAGCTTCAACCAAATCCCAGCAGCAGCATGAGACCAAGGAGCAGGAGCTGCCCGAGGCAGTGGAGCAGCCAAAGGAAAACCCTCCTGTGCCGGGGACTTGGTCCCCTCTAGTAACCAACGTGTGCCTGTGCACGGCACTGGCACTCGGTGCTTATGCCTGCTATCGAGCCTATTTCCACTGa